In the genome of Raphanus sativus cultivar WK10039 chromosome 4, ASM80110v3, whole genome shotgun sequence, one region contains:
- the LOC108837552 gene encoding F-box/FBD/LRR-repeat protein At3g26920-like codes for MEDDSACLIENMPELLEAHINVCGVIYENVHGSLTSVKRLFLDITSPLDLTKFPTNIIFKQLVYLELHTYEPEWWYLFMLMLDSSPNLQVLKLFSYWVRDGPDRDRVAYERWTPPNYAPECLWNCLETLVWENYQGEMEDEKEVAQYILRNASRLKTATFSRTDVHPVKNLEMFKELASVVRASNSCQLVFKETDILRKYYKLITFLGL; via the exons ATGGAGGATGACTCTGCTTGTCTGATTGAGAATATGCCTGAGCTTTTGGAGGCACATATTAATGTGTGTGGTGTAATCTATGAGAACGTTCATGGGTCTCTCACTTCAGTCAAACGCCTTTTTTTGGATATTACATCGCCCTTAGACCTG ACCAAGTTTCCCACTAATATAATCTTCAAGCAGCTGGTGTATTTGGAGCTACATACATATGAACCAGAGTGGTGGTATCTGTTTATGCTCATGCTCGATAGTTCTCCTAATTTGCAAGTCCTCAAGCTCTTTAGT TATTGGGTTAGGGACGGTCCGGACAGAGATCGTGTGGCCTATGAGAGATGGACGCCACCGAATTATGCTCCTGAATGTTTGTGGAACTGTCTCGAAACATTAGTTTGGGAAAATTACCAAGgggaaatggaagatgagaaaGAGGTGGCCCAGTACATCCTAAGGAACGCAAGTCGTTTGAAAACAGCTACTTTCTCCAGAACTGACGTTCATCCAGTAAAGAATCTCGAGATGTTCAAGGAATTGGCGAGTGTGGTCAGGGCTTCCAACTCATGCCAGCTTGTGTTCAAAGAAACTGATATCTTACGGAAGTACTACAAGCTTATTACATTTCTAGGTTTATAA